In one window of Brassica rapa cultivar Chiifu-401-42 chromosome A07, CAAS_Brap_v3.01, whole genome shotgun sequence DNA:
- the LOC103850236 gene encoding KAT8 regulatory NSL complex subunit 3 isoform X2, with protein MEASNKRRREAEELCFADEESEISSSSLPVVIFAHGAGAPSSSDWMIRWKDKLKKSLSAVEVITFDYPYIAGGKRRVPPKAEKLVQFHLDLVKETAAKFPGHPLILAGKSMGSRVSCMVAVDEDIPVSAVICLGYPLKGMKGAIRDETLLKMEIPVMFVQGSKDPMCPLDKLQAVCNKMKAVTEVHVIDGGDHSFKIGKKHLEAKGLTQDLVEDVALQAIAAFVSKSLAF; from the exons ATGGAAGCTTCAAATAAAAGAAGAAGGGAAGCTGAAGAGTTATGTTTCGCTGATGAAGAATCAGagatttcatcttcttctttgccGGTAGTCATATTTGCTCACGGTGCCGGAGCTCCCTCTTCTTCCGACTGGATGATTCG ATGGAAGGATAAGCTAAAGAAGAGCTTATCAGCCGTTGAAGTTATCACATTTGATTACCCTT ATATTGCTGGAGGGAAAAGAAGAGTTCCTCCAAAAGCTGAAAAGCTCGTTCAATTTCATTTAGATCTTGTCAAAGAAACTGCTGCTAAGTTCCCTGGTCATCCTTTGATATTGGCTGGTAAATCAATGGGTTCAAG AGTAAGCTGCATGGTAGCCGTGGATGAAGATATTCCGGTTTCAGCTGTTATATGCTTGGGATATCCACTTAAG GGCATGAAAGGTGCAATAAGAGATGAAACCTTGTTGAAAATGGAAATCCCTGTGATGTTTGTGCAG GGTAGCAAAGATCCTATGTGTCCACTGGATAAGCTCCAAGCTGTTTGCAACAAAATGAAAGCTGTGACTGAAGTGCATGTCATCGATGGTGGAGATCACTCCTTCAAGATTGGGAAGAAGCACCTTGAAGCAAAGGGTTTGACACAAGATCTAGTTGAAGATGTCGCTCTGCAAGCAATTGCAGCTTTTGTCTCCAAGTCTCTTGCTTTCTGA
- the LOC103850236 gene encoding KAT8 regulatory NSL complex subunit 3 isoform X1, whose translation MEASNKRRREAEELCFADEESEISSSSLPVVIFAHGAGAPSSSDWMIRWKDKLKKSLSAVEVITFDYPYIAGGKRRVPPKAEKLVQFHLDLVKETAAKFPGHPLILAGKSMGSRYISFSLILCLQTLFKILNVILSFCRVSCMVAVDEDIPVSAVICLGYPLKGMKGAIRDETLLKMEIPVMFVQGSKDPMCPLDKLQAVCNKMKAVTEVHVIDGGDHSFKIGKKHLEAKGLTQDLVEDVALQAIAAFVSKSLAF comes from the exons ATGGAAGCTTCAAATAAAAGAAGAAGGGAAGCTGAAGAGTTATGTTTCGCTGATGAAGAATCAGagatttcatcttcttctttgccGGTAGTCATATTTGCTCACGGTGCCGGAGCTCCCTCTTCTTCCGACTGGATGATTCG ATGGAAGGATAAGCTAAAGAAGAGCTTATCAGCCGTTGAAGTTATCACATTTGATTACCCTT ATATTGCTGGAGGGAAAAGAAGAGTTCCTCCAAAAGCTGAAAAGCTCGTTCAATTTCATTTAGATCTTGTCAAAGAAACTGCTGCTAAGTTCCCTGGTCATCCTTTGATATTGGCTGGTAAATCAATGGGTTCAAGGTATATCTCCTTCTCTCTCATACTCTGTTTACAAAccctttttaaaatattgaatgtGATTTTATCCTTTTGCAGAGTAAGCTGCATGGTAGCCGTGGATGAAGATATTCCGGTTTCAGCTGTTATATGCTTGGGATATCCACTTAAG GGCATGAAAGGTGCAATAAGAGATGAAACCTTGTTGAAAATGGAAATCCCTGTGATGTTTGTGCAG GGTAGCAAAGATCCTATGTGTCCACTGGATAAGCTCCAAGCTGTTTGCAACAAAATGAAAGCTGTGACTGAAGTGCATGTCATCGATGGTGGAGATCACTCCTTCAAGATTGGGAAGAAGCACCTTGAAGCAAAGGGTTTGACACAAGATCTAGTTGAAGATGTCGCTCTGCAAGCAATTGCAGCTTTTGTCTCCAAGTCTCTTGCTTTCTGA
- the LOC103850235 gene encoding uncharacterized protein LOC103850235: MAKLAVTVTVLLFTLALSVVASKPENEIIADSHNTLSADSDPFTTNPTTFPESGSSGPELTSSDEITVPVNFMNFHPINRHFPRRPLTFNRRPCHHRRHGMFGRGLQIPYGNDMIISGEEEKTTGLDRSLDSIVVDIPTIKMFVGPIAVEEAKHHLEEEDGSSMKITVTLMKRKEEGEGERESVFRTKIRKFLNHLV, from the coding sequence ATGGCCAAGCTCGCCGTTACCGTCACCGTTCTCTTATTCACGTTGGCTCTCTCCGTCGTTGCCTCCAAGCCCGAAAATGAAATCATCGCCGATAGCCATAACACTTTATCTGCCGACTCCGACCCGTTTACTACAAACCCAACAACCTTTCCCGAATCCGGATCATCAGGACCCGAACTAACATCTTCCGATGAGATCACTGTACCGGTCAATTTCATGAATTTCCATCCAATCAATCGTCACTTCCCTAGACGTCCCTTGACTTTCAACCGCCGTCCGTGCCACCACCGTCGACACGGGATGTTTGGACGAGGCCTCCAGATCCCTTACGGCAACGACATGATCATCTCCGGTGAAGAAGAAAAGACGACAGGTCTAGATCGTTCGTTAGACAGCATAGTCGTGGATATTCCGACCATCAAGATGTTTGTCGGTCCCATCGCGGTGGAGGAGGCGAAACACCATCTCGAGGAGGAGGATGGCTCCAGCATGAAGATTACTGTGACTTTGATGAAgcgcaaagaagaaggagaaggtgaAAGAGAGAGTGTGTTCAGGACAAAGATTCGCAAGTTTCTAAACCATTTGGTCTGA
- the LOC103850234 gene encoding probable polygalacturonase, with product MGISRLPISVFVFFLLSAHHHLSLGDPITCSGIVPMKHRSQMLSISDFGAVGDGTTLNTNAFNAAIDRIRNAKNVSVGTLLYVPRGVYLTQSFNLTSHMTLYLAHGAVIKALQDTEKWPLIDPLPSYGRGRERPGQRYISFIHGDGLTDVVITGKNGTIDGAGEPWWNMWRHGTLKFTRPGLVEFKNSTDILISHVVLQNSPFWTLHPVYCSGVVVHHVTILAPTDSPNTDGIDPDSSSNVCIEDSYISTGDDLVAVKSGWDEYGIAYNRPSRDITIRRITGSSPFAGIAIGSETSGGIQNVTVENITLYNSGIGVHIKTNIGRGGSIQGITVSGVHLEKVRTGIKISGDTGDHPDDKFNVSALPVVRGITIKNVWGIKVERAGMVQGLKDAPFTNLCFSNVTFTGTKGSPIWKCSDVVGAAEKVNPTACPELTSTSQQGGYCENQA from the exons ATGGGAATCTCTCGACTTCCGATCTCTGTTTTCGTATTCTTTTTGCTCTCCGCTCACCACCATCTCTCCCTCGGAGATCCCATCACTTGCTCCGGTATAGTTCCGATGAAGCACAGGAGCCAGATGCTGTCGATTTCTGACTTTGGCGCTGTCGGTGACGGCACCACCTTGAACACCAATGCCTTCAACGCCGCCATTGATCGGATACGAAACGCCAAAAACGTTAGCGTGGGAACGCTTCTCTACGTGCCACGTGGCGTTTATTTGACTCAGAGCTTCAACCTTACCAGTCACATGACTCTTTACCTCGCCCATGGTGCAGTCATCAAAGCCCTTCAG GATACGGAGAAATGGCCTTTGATAGATCCTTTGCCTTCTTATGGCAGAGGAAGGGAGCGCCCTGGTCAAAGGTATATTAGCTTTATCCATGGAGACGGACTCACCGATGTTGTTATTACAG GCAAAAATGGGACCATTGACGGTGCTGGAGAACCTTGGTGGAACATGTGGAGACATGGAACTCTAAAATTCACCAGACCGGGTCTCGTCGAATTCAAGAATTCAACTGACATCCTTATCTCTCATGTTGTTCTTCAGAACTCCCCTTTCTGGACTCTCCATCCTGTTTACTGCAG TGGTGTTGTAGTTCATCACGTTACCATCCTCGCTCCAACTGATTCCCCAAACACCGATGGGATTGATCCAG ATTCGAGCTCTAACGTGTGTATAGAAGACTCCTACATATCCACTGGCGACGACCTTGTAGCCGTGAAGAGCGGTTGGGACGAGTATGGCATTGCCTACAACCGTCCAAGCCGTGACATCACCATCCGACGCATCACCGGATCTTCCCCATTTGCCGGTATAGCCATCGGAAGCGAAACATCTGGCGGAATCCAGAATGTCACGGTGGAAAACATCACTTTGTACAATTCCGGAATCGGCGTTCATATCAAGACAAACATTGGCCGAGGAGGAAGCATCCAGGGGATCACAGTCTCGGGGGTTCACCTGGAGAAAGTTCGGACCGGGATTAAGATCTCTGGCGACACAGGAGATCACCCGGATGATAAATTCAACGTGTCGGCTCTCCCTGTCGTACGAGGCATAACGATCAAGAACGTCTGGGGAATCAAGGTGGAGCGTGCTGGCATGGTTCAGGGATTGAAAGATGCACCTTTCACCAACCTCTGCTTCTCCAATGTTACATTCACTGGAACAAAAGGTTCTCCCATATGGAAATGCTCAGATGTAGTTGGAGCCGCCGAGAAAGTCAACCCCACGGCTTGCCCTGAGCTGACCTCAACCTCCCAACAAGGCGGTTACTGCGAAAACCAagcataa
- the LOC103850238 gene encoding DNA primase small subunit isoform X1: MVREEAERRGDDTMIDAPQITNPKPEDFFNVHYLRIYYGNLFPYTDIHKWLSYGHDGKHPGCDEYYFGRREFSFTLENDVYLRYKSFKSVSSLEHAIKSCFPYKIDIGAVYSVDPDKRHAYSQTGTNVFTPVERELVFDIDITDYDDVRYCCSGADVCSKCWPLMTVAIKVIHTSLKEDFGFKHILWVFSGRRGVHCWVCDPKARRMTNEQRSAVAEYFRVYKGNENNARKVALMGYSLHPFLARSYVDFLKGFFEGELQANQSIFSTKDKYDKILEMISDEDIQSELREKWEKSANRSSLSEEAISLVRWEQLKNTLQSKKHKAPTLRMCVEEIVFTFTYPRIDLEVSKQMNHLLKAPFCVHPKTGRVCVPIDPNNCDEFDPLAVPTLSQLIEEINSGGSKMDVDDDDDDDDTDTSLLGKSIKFFRSSFLEPLLKSCKEEIESSYKTKIGKSKDSFSW, from the exons ATGGTGAGAGAAGAGGCAGAAAGGAGAGGAGATGATACGATGATCGATGCACCGCAAATCACTAACCCAAAACCAGAAGATTTTTTCAATGTTCATTACCTCCGAATTTACTACG GAAATCTATTTCCTTACACTGATATTCACAAATGGCTTTCTTACGGACACG ATGGGAAACATCCTGGTTGCGATGAATACTACTTTGGTCGAAGAGAATTCTCTTTTACACTTGAGAACGATGTTTATCTGCGCTACAAGTCCTTCAAGTCTGTTTCATCTTTGGAACACGCTATCAAATCATGTTTTCCTTACAAGATTGATATTGGCGCTGTCTATAGCGTTGAT CCTGACAAGAGGCAtgcctattctcaaactggtaCCAATGTGTTCACTCCTGTGGAGAGGGAGTTGGTCTTTGATATC GATATAACAGATTATGACGACGTTAGATACTGTTGCTCTGGAGCTGATGTTTGCTCCAAATGTTGGCCTTTGATGACTGTTGCTATCAAAGTCATTCATACTTCCCTCAAAG AGGATTTTGGTTTCAAACATATTCTCTGGGTCTTCAGTGGTCGCCGTGGAGTTCACTGTTGGGTTTGTGATCCTAAAGCTCGCAG GATGACTAATGAACAAAGATCAGCAGTTGCTGAATACTTCCGTGTTTATAAG GGAAATGAGAACAATGCAAGAAAAGTCGCTCTTATGGGTTATTCTCTTCATCCCTTCCTTGC GAGATCGTATGTGGATTTCCTCAAGGGTTTCTTTGAGGGTGAGTTACAAGCAAATCAAAGTATATTCTCTACCAAAGACAAGTATGACAAGATACTTGAGATGATTTCAGATGAAG ATATTCAATCAGAGCTGAGAGAAAAGTGGGAGAAATCTGCTAATAGATCATCTCTATCAGAAGAAGCCATCAGCCTTGTTAGGTGGGAGCAGCTTAAAAACACCCTCCAATCCAAGAAACACAAG GCTCCAACACTGCGTATGTGCGTCGAAGAAATTGTCTTCACCTTTACATATCCTCGTATTGATTTGGAG GTCTCAAAACAAATGAACCATTTGCTTAAAGCACCTTTCTGTGTCCATCCAAAAACAG GTCGTGTATGTGTTCCTATCGACCCTAATAACTGCGATGAGTTTGATCCATTGGCAGTTCCTACACTTTCACAG CTAATAGAAGAAATCAACTCAGGAGGCTCCAAAATGGatgtggatgatgatgatgatgatgatg ATACAGATACAAGCTTACTAGGGAAATCAATCAAGTTCTTCAGATCCTCATTCCTAGAACCCTTACTAAAATCGTGCAAG GAAGAAATAGAGAGTTCATACAAAACCAAAATTGGCAAGTCTAAGGATTCATTCAGCTGGTAA
- the LOC103850238 gene encoding DNA primase small subunit isoform X2: MVREEAERRGDDTMIDAPQITNPKPEDFFNVHYLRIYYGNLFPYTDIHKWLSYGHDGKHPGCDEYYFGRREFSFTLENDVYLRYKSFKSVSSLEHAIKSCFPYKIDIGAVYSVDPDKRHAYSQTGTNVFTPVERELVFDIDITDYDDVRYCCSGADVCSKCWPLMTVAIKVIHTSLKEDFGFKHILWVFSGRRGVHCWVCDPKARRMTNEQRSAVAEYFRVYKGNENNARKVALMGYSLHPFLARSYVDFLKGFFEGELQANQSIFSTKDKYDKILEMISDEDIQSELREKWEKSANRSSLSEEAISLVRWEQLKNTLQSKKHKAPTLRMCVEEIVFTFTYPRIDLEVSKQMNHLLKAPFCVHPKTGRVCVPIDPNNCDEFDPLAVPTLSQLIEEINSGGSKMDVDDDDDDDDTSLLGKSIKFFRSSFLEPLLKSCKEEIESSYKTKIGKSKDSFSW, from the exons ATGGTGAGAGAAGAGGCAGAAAGGAGAGGAGATGATACGATGATCGATGCACCGCAAATCACTAACCCAAAACCAGAAGATTTTTTCAATGTTCATTACCTCCGAATTTACTACG GAAATCTATTTCCTTACACTGATATTCACAAATGGCTTTCTTACGGACACG ATGGGAAACATCCTGGTTGCGATGAATACTACTTTGGTCGAAGAGAATTCTCTTTTACACTTGAGAACGATGTTTATCTGCGCTACAAGTCCTTCAAGTCTGTTTCATCTTTGGAACACGCTATCAAATCATGTTTTCCTTACAAGATTGATATTGGCGCTGTCTATAGCGTTGAT CCTGACAAGAGGCAtgcctattctcaaactggtaCCAATGTGTTCACTCCTGTGGAGAGGGAGTTGGTCTTTGATATC GATATAACAGATTATGACGACGTTAGATACTGTTGCTCTGGAGCTGATGTTTGCTCCAAATGTTGGCCTTTGATGACTGTTGCTATCAAAGTCATTCATACTTCCCTCAAAG AGGATTTTGGTTTCAAACATATTCTCTGGGTCTTCAGTGGTCGCCGTGGAGTTCACTGTTGGGTTTGTGATCCTAAAGCTCGCAG GATGACTAATGAACAAAGATCAGCAGTTGCTGAATACTTCCGTGTTTATAAG GGAAATGAGAACAATGCAAGAAAAGTCGCTCTTATGGGTTATTCTCTTCATCCCTTCCTTGC GAGATCGTATGTGGATTTCCTCAAGGGTTTCTTTGAGGGTGAGTTACAAGCAAATCAAAGTATATTCTCTACCAAAGACAAGTATGACAAGATACTTGAGATGATTTCAGATGAAG ATATTCAATCAGAGCTGAGAGAAAAGTGGGAGAAATCTGCTAATAGATCATCTCTATCAGAAGAAGCCATCAGCCTTGTTAGGTGGGAGCAGCTTAAAAACACCCTCCAATCCAAGAAACACAAG GCTCCAACACTGCGTATGTGCGTCGAAGAAATTGTCTTCACCTTTACATATCCTCGTATTGATTTGGAG GTCTCAAAACAAATGAACCATTTGCTTAAAGCACCTTTCTGTGTCCATCCAAAAACAG GTCGTGTATGTGTTCCTATCGACCCTAATAACTGCGATGAGTTTGATCCATTGGCAGTTCCTACACTTTCACAG CTAATAGAAGAAATCAACTCAGGAGGCTCCAAAATGGatgtggatgatgatgatgatgatgatg ATACAAGCTTACTAGGGAAATCAATCAAGTTCTTCAGATCCTCATTCCTAGAACCCTTACTAAAATCGTGCAAG GAAGAAATAGAGAGTTCATACAAAACCAAAATTGGCAAGTCTAAGGATTCATTCAGCTGGTAA
- the LOC103850238 gene encoding DNA primase small subunit isoform X3: MVREEAERRGDDTMIDAPQITNPKPEDFFNVHYLRIYYGNLFPYTDIHKWLSYGHDGKHPGCDEYYFGRREFSFTLENDVYLRYKSFKSVSSLEHAIKSCFPYKIDIGAVYSVDPDKRHAYSQTGTNVFTPVERELVFDIDITDYDDVRYCCSGADVCSKCWPLMTVAIKVIHTSLKEDFGFKHILWVFSGRRGVHCWVCDPKARRMTNEQRSAVAEYFRVYKGNENNARKVALMGYSLHPFLARSYVDFLKGFFEGELQANQSIFSTKDKYDKILEMISDEDIQSELREKWEKSANRSSLSEEAISLVRWEQLKNTLQSKKHKAPTLRMCVEEIVFTFTYPRIDLEVSKQMNHLLKAPFCVHPKTGRVCVPIDPNNCDEFDPLAVPTLSQLIEEINSGGSKMDVDDDDDTDTSLLGKSIKFFRSSFLEPLLKSCKEEIESSYKTKIGKSKDSFSW; encoded by the exons ATGGTGAGAGAAGAGGCAGAAAGGAGAGGAGATGATACGATGATCGATGCACCGCAAATCACTAACCCAAAACCAGAAGATTTTTTCAATGTTCATTACCTCCGAATTTACTACG GAAATCTATTTCCTTACACTGATATTCACAAATGGCTTTCTTACGGACACG ATGGGAAACATCCTGGTTGCGATGAATACTACTTTGGTCGAAGAGAATTCTCTTTTACACTTGAGAACGATGTTTATCTGCGCTACAAGTCCTTCAAGTCTGTTTCATCTTTGGAACACGCTATCAAATCATGTTTTCCTTACAAGATTGATATTGGCGCTGTCTATAGCGTTGAT CCTGACAAGAGGCAtgcctattctcaaactggtaCCAATGTGTTCACTCCTGTGGAGAGGGAGTTGGTCTTTGATATC GATATAACAGATTATGACGACGTTAGATACTGTTGCTCTGGAGCTGATGTTTGCTCCAAATGTTGGCCTTTGATGACTGTTGCTATCAAAGTCATTCATACTTCCCTCAAAG AGGATTTTGGTTTCAAACATATTCTCTGGGTCTTCAGTGGTCGCCGTGGAGTTCACTGTTGGGTTTGTGATCCTAAAGCTCGCAG GATGACTAATGAACAAAGATCAGCAGTTGCTGAATACTTCCGTGTTTATAAG GGAAATGAGAACAATGCAAGAAAAGTCGCTCTTATGGGTTATTCTCTTCATCCCTTCCTTGC GAGATCGTATGTGGATTTCCTCAAGGGTTTCTTTGAGGGTGAGTTACAAGCAAATCAAAGTATATTCTCTACCAAAGACAAGTATGACAAGATACTTGAGATGATTTCAGATGAAG ATATTCAATCAGAGCTGAGAGAAAAGTGGGAGAAATCTGCTAATAGATCATCTCTATCAGAAGAAGCCATCAGCCTTGTTAGGTGGGAGCAGCTTAAAAACACCCTCCAATCCAAGAAACACAAG GCTCCAACACTGCGTATGTGCGTCGAAGAAATTGTCTTCACCTTTACATATCCTCGTATTGATTTGGAG GTCTCAAAACAAATGAACCATTTGCTTAAAGCACCTTTCTGTGTCCATCCAAAAACAG GTCGTGTATGTGTTCCTATCGACCCTAATAACTGCGATGAGTTTGATCCATTGGCAGTTCCTACACTTTCACAG CTAATAGAAGAAATCAACTCAGGAGGCTCCAAAATGGatgtggatgatgatgatg ATACAGATACAAGCTTACTAGGGAAATCAATCAAGTTCTTCAGATCCTCATTCCTAGAACCCTTACTAAAATCGTGCAAG GAAGAAATAGAGAGTTCATACAAAACCAAAATTGGCAAGTCTAAGGATTCATTCAGCTGGTAA
- the LOC103850238 gene encoding DNA primase small subunit isoform X4, producing MVREEAERRGDDTMIDAPQITNPKPEDFFNVHYLRIYYGNLFPYTDIHKWLSYGHDGKHPGCDEYYFGRREFSFTLENDVYLRYKSFKSVSSLEHAIKSCFPYKIDIGAVYSVDPDKRHAYSQTGTNVFTPVERELVFDIDITDYDDVRYCCSGADVCSKCWPLMTVAIKVIHTSLKEDFGFKHILWVFSGRRGVHCWVCDPKARRMTNEQRSAVAEYFRVYKGNENNARKVALMGYSLHPFLARSYVDFLKGFFEGELQANQSIFSTKDKYDKILEMISDEDIQSELREKWEKSANRSSLSEEAISLVRWEQLKNTLQSKKHKAPTLRMCVEEIVFTFTYPRIDLEVSKQMNHLLKAPFCVHPKTGRVCVPIDPNNCDEFDPLAVPTLSQLIEEINSGGSKMDVDDDDTDTSLLGKSIKFFRSSFLEPLLKSCKEEIESSYKTKIGKSKDSFSW from the exons ATGGTGAGAGAAGAGGCAGAAAGGAGAGGAGATGATACGATGATCGATGCACCGCAAATCACTAACCCAAAACCAGAAGATTTTTTCAATGTTCATTACCTCCGAATTTACTACG GAAATCTATTTCCTTACACTGATATTCACAAATGGCTTTCTTACGGACACG ATGGGAAACATCCTGGTTGCGATGAATACTACTTTGGTCGAAGAGAATTCTCTTTTACACTTGAGAACGATGTTTATCTGCGCTACAAGTCCTTCAAGTCTGTTTCATCTTTGGAACACGCTATCAAATCATGTTTTCCTTACAAGATTGATATTGGCGCTGTCTATAGCGTTGAT CCTGACAAGAGGCAtgcctattctcaaactggtaCCAATGTGTTCACTCCTGTGGAGAGGGAGTTGGTCTTTGATATC GATATAACAGATTATGACGACGTTAGATACTGTTGCTCTGGAGCTGATGTTTGCTCCAAATGTTGGCCTTTGATGACTGTTGCTATCAAAGTCATTCATACTTCCCTCAAAG AGGATTTTGGTTTCAAACATATTCTCTGGGTCTTCAGTGGTCGCCGTGGAGTTCACTGTTGGGTTTGTGATCCTAAAGCTCGCAG GATGACTAATGAACAAAGATCAGCAGTTGCTGAATACTTCCGTGTTTATAAG GGAAATGAGAACAATGCAAGAAAAGTCGCTCTTATGGGTTATTCTCTTCATCCCTTCCTTGC GAGATCGTATGTGGATTTCCTCAAGGGTTTCTTTGAGGGTGAGTTACAAGCAAATCAAAGTATATTCTCTACCAAAGACAAGTATGACAAGATACTTGAGATGATTTCAGATGAAG ATATTCAATCAGAGCTGAGAGAAAAGTGGGAGAAATCTGCTAATAGATCATCTCTATCAGAAGAAGCCATCAGCCTTGTTAGGTGGGAGCAGCTTAAAAACACCCTCCAATCCAAGAAACACAAG GCTCCAACACTGCGTATGTGCGTCGAAGAAATTGTCTTCACCTTTACATATCCTCGTATTGATTTGGAG GTCTCAAAACAAATGAACCATTTGCTTAAAGCACCTTTCTGTGTCCATCCAAAAACAG GTCGTGTATGTGTTCCTATCGACCCTAATAACTGCGATGAGTTTGATCCATTGGCAGTTCCTACACTTTCACAG CTAATAGAAGAAATCAACTCAGGAGGCTCCAAAATGGatgtggatgatgatg ATACAGATACAAGCTTACTAGGGAAATCAATCAAGTTCTTCAGATCCTCATTCCTAGAACCCTTACTAAAATCGTGCAAG GAAGAAATAGAGAGTTCATACAAAACCAAAATTGGCAAGTCTAAGGATTCATTCAGCTGGTAA